The genome window TGTCCAGGGGCAGGGACAGGGGCGTTTCCTTGGGCATGGGGCAGATGCCGGGCTCGAACCAGGCGTCGAAGCGGAAGGTGGAACCCTTGCCCACGGTGCTTTCCAGGGTGATTTCCCCGCCCATGAGCGCGATGAGGTTCTTGCAGATGGCCAGGCCCAGGCCCGTGCCGCCGTATTCGCGCGTGGTCTGGCTGAAGCTCTGGAAGATGGTCTCCATGAACTCCTTGGGAATGCCGATGCCCGTGTCCTCCACCTCGAAGACGGCTCCCAGGGGGCGGTCATGGGTGTTTTCACGGGCAGGCGCGGGCAGGACCCGGACCTTGATGCCGCCCTTGTGCGTGAACTTGATGGCATTGCCCACCAGGTTGACCAGGATCTGGCGCAGGCAGACCGGGTCGCCCTTGACGCAGGCGGGCACGTCCGCACCGATCTCCAGCTCCAGGGAAAGGCCCTTTTGCACGGCCTGGACCTCCAGGCCCTTGATGGTGGAGCCCAGGTGCTGCGCCAGGTCGAAATCCGTGCGGTCCAGCTCCAGCTTGCGGGCCTCGATCTTGGTCAGGTCCAGGATGTCGTTGATGATGGACAGCAGGTGCTCGGCCGAATCCTTGACCGTGCGCAGGTAGTCGCGCTGGTCCTCGGTGAGCTCGGTCTGCAGGGTGATGTCGGTCATGCCGACGATGGCGTTCATGGGGGTGCGGATCTCGTGGCTCATGGCCGCCAGGAATTCGCTCTTGGCCCGGTTGGCGGTTTCCGCGGCCTCGCGCGCCTCCTCGAGCTGGGTCATGAACATCTTGCGGTCCGTGATGTCGTCCCAGGCCCAGATGATGCCCTTGTCCAGGTCGTTGGGGTCCACGGCCTTCGCGTACATCTTGCACCAGACCTCGCTGCCGTCCTTGGTGGTGAAGACCTGCTCGGTGTTGTATTCGCGGCTCATGGCCAGGGTGTCCTTGGCCTTGGCGATGAAGTCCTCCAACCCCTGGCCCGGCAGGATCCGCCCCGGGTCCATGCCGATGAATTCCTCGGGCTCGTAGCCGAAGGTTTCGGCCCCCCGGCGGTTGATGGCCGAAAAGTGGCGGCCCCTGGTCATGGCGATGCCCACCAGGCTGTTCTCCAGGATGGCCTCGAGCTTGTCCAGGGTCTGGCGCAGCTCGTTTTCCGACTCCTTGCGCACGCTGATGTCGCGCACGTTGGCCAGGATGGCGTCCTGTTTCTTGTAGGTGATGCGGTTCATGTAGATTTCGACGTCAAACTCCACGCCGTCAAAGGGCCTGCGGACCTTCCACTCGAAGAAATGGGGCTCGCCGTTGACCACGCGGGTCCAGACCTTGGGCAGCCGGTGCACCGGATTGGTGGGGCTGGACATGTCCCGTATTATGGAAAGGTTCAGGGCCTGTTCGCGGGTGACCGCGAACATGGTCAGCATGCGTTCGTTCACGTCCAGGATGGTGCCGTCCTCGCGGTGGAGGATGATGGCGTCGTGGGCGCTGTCAAAGACGGTGCGCAGCACGCTCTCTGATTCCTGGAGCTCTGCGGTGCGTTCGTTGACGCGGCTTTCCAGGGAGCTGTGGGCCTTGCGCAGGCTGGCCTCGGCCTGGTGGCGGCGGGCCGTGTTGATGACCAGCGCGATGATGATCAGCATTTGGACCGCGCCGAGGGCGACGCCGCCGATGACCAGGTGCTTGTGTTCGCTGTAGAAGCTGCGCGGCCGGTTGCTGATGATGCTGTCCGGGGGCAGGGAGGCCAGGCTGATGCCGAAGCGCCGCAGCTGGTTGTAGTCGAACATGGTGCGGGTCTCGCCCACGGTGTTCACCGGGATGCTGTCGGGCTTGTGGCCGGAGAGCACCAGCAGGGCGAGCTGGGCCATGCTCTGGCCCTGATCGTAGCCGCTGATGAGCTTGCCGCCCACGATGCCGTGGGAGAGCTGGCTCTGGGCCAGCCCGTAGACCGGGGAGTGGCTGCGTTTGGAAAGCATTTCCGAGACGACGCCGTCGTCAAAGAAGTTGCCCTGGCTGTCCCGGAAATAGACGCCCATGAGCACGATGCTGTGCTCGGGCAATTTTTTCACCATTTTCAGGAGTTCGTGCATGGGCACGTCCGGGGAATAGGTGATGCGTACGCCCGGCGCGTATCCGTCCAGCTGGCGGCGGATGGTTTCGGCCCAGGCTTCGCCGCTGGGGGTGTGATCGTTGACGATGAAGATTTCCCGGGTCTTGGGGTGCAGGGTCAGGGCCAGGTCCAGGGTGCCCCGGGCATCGATGATTTCGGCAACGCCCGTGAACAGGGGAAAGCCCTCCAGCTGCTCGGGCCGGAAGAAGTTGACCCCGCAGAAAACCACGGGAACGCCGGGGAACAGCTCGTCGTGATAGGCGCGCATGAATTCGTAGGCGTTGTTGTCCGAGGCCAGGATCAGGTCCAGGTTCTCGGATTCGTACTTGTGGGAATAGACGTCCAGGAGTTGGAGCTTGTAGGACTCGGTGAACGCCACCCGCTTGGTGTCCATGTTCTCCACCATGAGCTTGATGCCCGTCTCCTGGGGGCGGAACACGTCGGTGATCCCCTCCAGGACTTCCTGTTGCCAGGGCAGGGTCTGGTGGTAGGAGCAGAACAGCAGGACGCGCTGCTTGGCGTTTTTGCCGCGCGCGGCCTGGCTTGGCGCGGGGATAAGCGCGGCAAGCACAAAGAGGGCGGCAAAAAGGGGCGCAAGGCGTATGAGCGGGCGCGTTTTCAGGTGCATTTCGAGTACTCGTGGTTATATTCTGGAACTTCCCTAACAAAAGCACATGCTTTTTGCCACAACAAACACGGGTTTCCCGCTGCGGACAGGAAAAAGAGGCAGTTTTCCGCTCTTTTGACTCAAGTCATACCGGCGTGTGCGCGGTTGGCCTAGGTATGGGACGTCAAGACATTGAACGACCCACAACCATAAAGGAGCCAACCATGTATTGTTACCAGTGTGAGCAGACCGCCAAGGGCCAAGCCTGCACCAAGATCGGCGTTTGCGGCAAGCAGCCCGAGGTGGCCGCGTTGCAGGACCTGCTGGTCTACGCCCTCCAGGGCCTTTCCCTGGTGGCTGTCGAGGCCCGCAGGGCGGGCGTCAACGACGAGGCCGCCAACGTGTTCACGGCCAAGGCCATGTTCTCCACCCTGACCAACGTGAACTTCGACCCCGAGCGGTTCCTGCCCCTGTTGCGTGACTGCGTGACATATCGCGAAGACCTCAAGGCCGCCCTGGCCGCCAAGGGCGTCACCCCGGCCTGGAATGAAGCCGCCGGTTTTGTCCCGGCCCCGGACCTGGCGGGCCTGGTCGCCCAGGGCCAAGCCCACGGCATTGAAAAGGACCCCGAGCCCAATGCGGACATCAAGTCCCTGAAGCAGACCGTGATCTACGGCATCAAGGGCGTCGCCGCATACCTGGACCACGCCGAGATCCTGGGCCAGTCCGATGATTCGGTCTATGCCTCCATTCAGGAACTGCTGGCCGACACCCTGCGTCTGGACCTGGATCTGGGCGCCTGGGTCCAGCGCGCCCTGGACTGCGGCAACGCCAACATCCGGGCCATGGAACTGCTGGATGCGGGCAACACCGGCGCCTACGGGCACCCCGAGCCCACCCGGGTCCCGCTGGGGGCCAGGGCCGGCAAGGCCATCCTGATCTCCGGGCACGACCTCAGGGACCTGGAACTGCTGCTCCAACAGACCGAAGGAACGGGCGTCAACATCTATACCCACGGGGAGATGCTGCCCTGCCACGGCTATCCGGAACTCAAGAAATACGGCCACTTCCATGGGCATTACGGCACGGCCTGGCAGAACCAGCTCAAGGAGTTCTCCGAATTCCCGGGAGCCATTCTCATGACCACCAACTGCATCCAGAAGCCGTCCGGCGCATACATGGACAACATCTTCACCACCGGCCTGGTGGGCTGGCCTGGCGTGGTCCACCTCGAGGACAAGGATTTCGGTCCGGTCATCAAGAGGGCGCGGGAACTGCCCGGTTTTGCGGGGGATACGGACAAGGGTTCCGTCATGGTCGGCTTTGGCCGCAACGCGGTCATGAATGTGGCCGGGACCGTGATCGATGCGGTCAAGGGCGGGGCCATCCGCCACTTCTTCCTGGTGGCCGGGTGCGACGGGGCCAAGCCGGGCCGCAACTACTACACCGAGTTCGTGGAAAAGGTGCCCGAAGACTGCGTGGTGCTGACCCTGGCCTGCGGCAAGTTCCGCTTCTTCGACAAGCAGTTGGGCGACATCGGGGGCATTCCCCGCCTGCTGGATGTGGGCCAGTGCAACGACGCCTATTCCGCAGTGAAGATCGCCCTGGCCCTGGCCGAGGCCTTTGAGTGCGGTGTCAATGACCTGCCCCTGTCCCTGGTGCTTTCCTGGTACGAGCAGAAGGCTGTGGCCATCCTGCTTTCCCTGCTGGCCCTGGGCGTCAAGGACATCCGCCTCGGCCCCAGCCTCCCGGCATTCCTGACCCCCAACGTCCTGAACCATCTGGTGGAGCATTACGACATCAAGCCCATCACCACGCCGGATGAGGACCTGAAGACCATCCTCGGTTAGCTGACAGAAATGAAAAAGCCGGGCTTCGCGGCCCGGCTTTCGTCACCCCAAGGCTGAGCGGAAGCATTGCTTTTTGGCTCGGTTCCTGGTGTTGAAATCGGCGAAAAAGGGCCGAAAAAAATGATTCAGCGGAATAAATGAAGCCGTTAGAACGTGAATTAGAGAAAAGCTATAGAATTTATACACTTTCTGTAGCTTTTGCCGCGTAGGCTGAATTGTATGGAGAAAAAGAAAGGCCCGCTCCACAGGGAGCGGGCCTTGTCGTTATTGCGCGTTGCCGACCAGCGTTTTCTTCTTCATGAGCGGCTTGCCGATGCCGAAGCGATTCAGCACGGCCTTCATGCCGTTGGTGGAGTCGGGGGTTCCCCGGTGATTGACCACCACCCGGTACCAGGTTCCCTTGCTGGTTTCGGCCGTCTGGATGGCCGTGTTCAGTCCTGCTCCGGCCAGCTTGGCCCGCAGGTCCGCAGCCATGTCCTCCTTGCGGAAGGACGCGGCCTGGTACACGTAGTCGTAGATTTTCTCGCCCGTTTTGGGTGCGGCGACCTTGGCGGCTTCCTTGGGAGCCTGGGCGGGCACCGGCTTGGGCGGCTTGACCTGCTGCGCCGGGGTCACGGCCTGGGGCTCTTCCTGCCGCGGGCGTTCGGCCGGCTGCTGGGTCAGGGTCTCAGGATATGTCAGATCCTGGGCCGTGAGCACCTTGACCGGTTCCGTGGCGTTGGTCACCAGGGCGCCGTGCTCCTGCTTGGGCATGATCTGGGCCAGGGGCGGCACGTTCTGCTCGGGCCGGTAGCCGCGCCCCACCAGCAGGCCCAGGATGAAGAACAGGGTCAGGGCCACCAGGGCGCTGCCCACGGCCGTGATCATGCCGGGCATGGTCACGGTGAAGGTCCAGGTTTTCTGTTCGCCAGGTATTTTGGGCATACGCACGCTGTATTTCTTTTCGGTTCCCGCCATGAATCCCCTCCGGACGGTTCGGTTACATGCGCTCCGGTGCGCTGACCCCCAGCAGGGCCAGACCGTTGCGGATCACGCCGGCCACGCTGTCCAGCAGCATGAGGCGCGAGGCGCACACTGCCGGTTCTGCCGACAGCACATGACAGTTTGTATAGTATCTATGAAGGGTTGAGGCAAGGTCTCGCAGGTAAATACTGATGATGTGCGGGCTTTCGCCTCGCGCCGCGGCCTCCACGAAGTCCGGGTACTGGTCCAGGAGCCGGAGGATTTCCAGGTCGTTTTCCGTGTCCAGCAGGGTCAGGGCCTCCGGGGTGACGTCGGCCATTTTCGCCTGCTGTTCCGCTGCCTTGCGCAGCATGGAGCAGATGCGGGCATGGGCGTACTGGACATAGTAGACCGGGTTGTCCATGGACTTCTGCTTGACCAGTTCCAGGTCGAAATCCAGGCCCGAATCGGACTTGCGGGAAAGGAACATGAACCGGGCCGCATCCGAGCCAACTTCGTCCACCACGTCCTTGAGGGTCTCGAACTGGCCGGCGCGGGTGCTCATGGCGATGGGCTGGCCGTCGCGCAGCAGGTTGACCAGGTTGACCAGGATCACGGCGAGCTGGCCCTTGCGGCCGATGGCCTCGCAGGCGGCCATCATGCGCGGGATGTACCCGTGATGGTCCGCACCCCAGATGTCGATGACATGGTCGAAGCCGCGCTTGAACTTGTTGTCGTGGTAGGCGATGTCCGAGGCGAAATAGGTGGTGTCCCCATTGGATTTGCGCAGCACGCGGTCCTTGTCGTCGCCGAACTCGGTGGCCCGGAACCAGAACGCGCCGTCCTGGTCGAAGCCCAGGCCGGACTTGCGCAGGTCGCCGAAGGTCTCATCCACCATGCCGTCGTCCACCAGGCTCTTTTCCGAGAACCAGACGTCGTGGCGCACGCCAAAGGCCTTGAGGTCTTCCTTGATGCCTTCCAGGATGATGTCCTTGCCGATGACCTTGCAGATCTCGGCGGCTTCGGCCTCGTCCTTTTCCAGGAGGTCCGGGTGCTGCTCCAGCACGGTGCGGGCGATGTCCTTGATGTATTCGCCCCTGTAGTAGTCCTCGGGTTCGGCCGGGTTCAGGCCCTTGATCTCCTTGGCCCGGTAGAGGATGGAACCGCCCAGGATGAGCATCTGGCGGCCCGCGTCGTTGACGTAGTATTCGGCCTCAACCTCGTAGCCGGCCTTTTCCAGGATGCGGCAGAGGCTGTCGCCCAGGGCGGCGCCCCGGCCGTGGCCGATGTGCAGCGGGCCCGTGGGGTTGGCGGAAACGTATTCCACCTGGACGCGGGTTCCCTTGCCCATGTCCGAGGAGCCATAGGCCTCTCCGGCCTCGCGGACCACGGCGATGGTCTCCTGCCAGAAGGAGGGGGCAAAGGTGAAATTCAGGAAACCGGGACCGGCGATGTCCACCTTGGCGATGAGTTCGTCGCCCGCCACGGCGGCGGCGATGTCCTCGGCGATCTGGCGCGGGGCCTTTTTGGCCTGCTTGGCCAGCATCATGGCCACGTTGGCGCTCATGTCGCCGAATTGCTTATCTTTGGGAGGCTCGATGACTGCTTTCTCGGGCCATTCCCAGCCGTTATCGGCCAGGATTTTTTTCAGGGTGCTTTCAAGGTGCAGCTTGGCTCTCATGAGAGGTTATTCTCCTTAATTATTATCGTCGCGGGGCCGCTGTTAGCACCTTTTTTCGCGCAATCCAAGTCTTATTCCGGCCCCGGAAAGCGCCCGGAGGCTTCCCCGTCCGGAAAAGGTCTTCCCGGCAGGCCTGGTTTCCTACGTGGCGGGGCGGCATTTTCCCCCGGCATCCGGAACTTTTCGCGAGTCCCCCGGATGCGGGTGGCGGGCCGGGTTGATCTCTTGAAATAAGGACAACGGCGGGCGGTTCTTAATAATATTAGGCAAATACTGATATAATATTAATTTAATTCCACGAAGAAGGGGCTGCACTTACGGATGCTTCCCATTTTGGCCTGGAGGTGCTATGGGAAATGTCCAAATCTTCATTCAAGGAGTCAACAATATGATCAGAACCATCAGTGCACTCGCCAAGAACCGTCCCGGAGTCCTGGCCGAGATGACGGCCGCGTTCGGTAAATACAATGCAAACATCCGCTCCATGGCGGCGGGCGAAACCGAGAATCCCGAGATCTCGCGGCTCGTGATCCAGGTGGAGGGAGAGGAGGCGGAGATCAACCGCATTACCGACGCCCTGGCCCACATGGAGCCCATCGTGCAGGTGGACGACCTGGCCCGCAAGGAGTTCGTGGACCGTGAGCTGGTGATGATCAAGGTCAACATGTCCAAGGAGAACACCGGCCAGATCATGCAGATTTTCGAGGTTTTCCGCGCCAATGTCATCGGCATGGGCCAGGAGACCATCACCGTGGAGATGGCCGGCGACCAGGAGCGGGTCAACGGCCTGATCAACATGCTGGCCCCCTACGGCATCCGCAGCATGTGCCGTTCCGGTATGATCGCGCTCAAGCGCGGGGACGAATAGCCATGACCGCCAAACGAATTATGAACAGCCTGGACGACATCGTTCAGGCGGTGCTCGACTATGGGGAAACCCCCAAGGTGGCCATTGCCCGCTCGGCCGAGAGCTTCGTGCTCCGCGCCGGCATCCACGCCTATGAGAAGGGCGTGGCCGAGCCCGTGCTGGTGGGCGACATCGAAAAGACCGAGAAGATCGCCGAGGAAAAGGGCCTGGACATCAGCCCGTTCCGCAAGATCCACCTGCCCGACGACGTGCAGGCGGTCATGGAGGCCGTGCGGCTCTTCCGGGAAAAGGAAGTGGCCCTGGTCATGAAGGGGCTCGTTTCCACGGCCACGCTGCTCAAGGCCGTGCTCAACAAGGAGACCGGGGTGCCGCCCAAGACCGGCGTGCTCAGCCATGTGGGCGTCTTCAATTCGCCCACGGACGGCCGCCTCATGTTCCTGACCGACGCGGGCGTGAACATCGACCCCAACCTGCAGCGCAAGGTGGACATCCTCAAGAACGCCATCAACGTGGCCCAGATGCTCGGCATTGAGAAACCGCGCTGCGCCATTCTGGCCGCCACGGAAAAAGTCAATTATCCCGCAATGCCCGCCACCCTGGATGCGGACGTCATCACCAAGATGGCCTCCCAGGGCGAGTTCGGCGAGGCCCGGGTGCACGGCCCCCTTTCCCTGGACCTGGCCGTGAACCCGGACAGCGCCTCCTGCAAGGGCGTGGACGGGCCGGTGGCCGGGTGCGCGGATATCCTGCTCACTCCGGACATCGAAGCGGGCAACATCCTGTACAAGTCGCTGAACTCCTACTGTAAGGTTCCCATGGCCGGTGTGGTCGTCGGCAGCAAGGTTCCCGTGGTGGTGCCTTCCCGCGGCGATTCGGACATGTCCAAGTTCTATTCACTTGCACTCGCTGCGTATCTCGGCATGGAGGCCCAGAAATGAGTCCCGTTTTCGTGATCAATCCCGGTTCCACATCCACCAAGCTCGCCCTGTACGAAGGCTCGGAAGAGATCTTCGAGCGCGAGCTCCAGCACTCCAAGAAAGAGCTCGCCGCCTTCCCCTCCGTGGGCGACCAGAAAGGCTTCCGCATGGACGCCATCCGCAAGGTCCTCGCAGAGGAGAAGGTGGACGGTTCGGCCATGGACGCCATTGCCGGACGCGGGGGCCTGCTGGCTCCGCTCCAGGGCGGCACCTACGAAGTGTCTGACAGAATGATAGACGATCTGCTTGCCAACAAGTATGGCGAGCATCCCTGCAACCTTGGCGCGGTCCTGGCTCGGGACCTGGCCGAGGAGTGGGGCGTTCCCGCCTACATCGTGGATCCGGTGGTCACGGACGAAATGGACGACCGCGCCCGGCTCACGGGCATGCCCGGCCTTGAGCGGCGCAGCGTGTTCCACGCCCTGAACCAGCGCGGGGCCGCCCGCGTGGCCGCCGAAAGGCTTGGCGTCCGTTACGAGGATTCCTGCTTCATCGTGGCCCACATGGGAGGGGGCATGTCCATCGGCGCGCACCGCAGGGGAAGGGTCACGGACGTGACCAACGGGCTGGACGGCGAAGGGCCGTTCACCCCGGAACGCACCGGCGCATTGCCCGTGCTGCCCGTGCTGGAGCGCATGCGCGACGGCGAGAGCTTCGACGCCCTGCGCCTGACCATCCTGCGCGAGGGCGGCGTCTGGGCGCATTTGGGCACCAACAACATGATGGAGGTGGAAAAGCGCGTGCTGGAGGGCGACGAGGAATACGCCCGCGTGTTCCGGGCCATGGTCTACAATGTGGCCAAGCACATCGCCTCCATGGTTCCGGCCGCCCTGGACGGGGAAAAGGACCGGGTGGACGCCATCGTCATCACTGGCGGCATGTCTCGCTGCAAGCCCCTCATGGAAGAATTGCGCCGCCTGCTCAAGGGATTGGGCGAGATCGTGCACGTTCCCGGCAGCGTGGAGATGGGGGCCCTGGCCAAGGGCGCATTCATGGCCTTGGCTGGAGAAACGCCCGCCCAGCGCTATCTGGGCTGAGGCGCGCATTGCTTGAAATCAGGAAAGCCGCTTCCCTCGGGAGGCGGCTTTTTCAGCGTCTGGCGTTCTTGCGAATGGTGGTCAGGACCTGCTCCAGCTCCTTGAAGTCCACGGGCTTGGGCACAAAGGCGTCCATTCCCGCCTCCAGGCAGCGCTTGCGGTCCGCGGCAAAGGCATAGGCCGTCACCGCGATGATCGGGGTGTCCGTGGGGGTGGGCATTCCCTGGGTTTCGCGGATTCGCCGGGTGGTTTCAATGCCGTCCATCTCGGGCATTTCCAGGTCCATGAAGATCACGTCGTAGCGGTTTGCCCTGGCCGCCTCCAATGCCTCCACCCCGTTTTCGGCCGTGTCCACCACATTGCCGATCTTTTCCAGAAAGGCTTTGGTGGCCGCCTGGTTCACGGGATCGTCCTCCACCAGCAGGAGCCGCATGTTCCCGGCCTTTTCCCGGGCAGCTTCCGAAACATCGAGCAAGCCGGCTTCGTCCACCTTGAAGGGGATGGACACGTAGACCGTGGTGCCCTTGTCCTGTTCGCTTTTGATGGACAGGGTGCCGCCCATGAGCTCCACAAGTTTGCGCACGATGCCCAGGCCCAGGCCCGTGCCGCGCACCTTGTTAGCGAGCGGCGCGCTCCCCTGTTCAAAGGGTTCAAAAATGCGGTCCAGGGCCTCGTCCGGGATGCCCACGCCCGTGTCCTCCACCGTGATCAGGACCCGCGCCTGGGTCCTGGTGCGGAAGACGGGGGAGACATCCAGGCGGATGCTGCCGCCCGGGGTGAACTTCACGGCGTTGCCCACCAGGTTGAACAGGATCTGGTTCAGCCGGGCCCCGTCCCCGAGCAGGGATTCCGGGATGCGGCTGTCCACGGCATAGGAGAGCTGGACGCCCTGTTCCGTGGCCTGATGCGAGATCCCCCTGCAGACCGAGCCGATGATGTCGGCCAGGCGCAAGGGCTCTTCGGCCAGGGTGAGCTTGCCCGCCTCGATCTTGGAGAGGTCCAGCAGGTCGTTTATGACCGTGAGCAGGCCCCGGCAGGAGTGCAGGCCGATCTCCACGTATTCCTTCTGCTCCTCGCTGAGGTCCGTGCGCAGGGCCAGCTGGAGCATGCCCAGCACGCCGTTGAGCGGGGTGCGCACCTCGTGGCTCATGTTGGCCAGAAACTGCGACTTGGCCCGGTTGGCCTGTTCCGCGGCCTCCTTGGCCTCCTTGAGCTTGGCCTCGATCTCCTTGTAGGCGGAGATGTCCTGGAGCGAGCCCAGCACCACGGCGGGCCGTCCGTTCTCGAAACGGCTCTGGCCCGTTATGCGGACCCACTTTTCCGCATTGGCCCGGGTGCGGATGCGCACCTCCAGGGTCTGTGGGGCCGGATCCGACAGGATTTTGTGCAGGGCGGCCTGCGCCTTGCGCCTGTCCCTGGACGACACGCACATGGAAAAAAACGTCTCGGCGTCGGTCAGGCCTTCTGTCGGGGGGATGTCCAGGATTCGGTCCAGTTCCCCGGTGCTGGTCACGGACCGGGTTTCCGGGTCCATGGTCCAGCCTCCGATGGTGGCCAGCCGCTGCATCTGGGAAACCATGTCCTGGGAGGTGCGGAACTGGTCGGTGATGAGCTTGCGTTCCTCTTCCAGGGAAACGGCCTTGGCCAGGGTGGAGATGAGGTCCACCTCGTCCTCGCTGAAGTCGCGGGGCTCCAGGCCCACGATGCACAGGGCGCCGATGGCCCGGTCCCGGAGCCGGACCGGATAGCCCAGGTAGGAGCGCAGCCCGTACCTGGCCACATTGGGGTCGGTCTGGGCGTAATGGGTGTCCTGGATGTCGGGGATGACCACGGGCTTGTCCTGGCCCTTGATGGTGGCCTCGAAGCAGATGTGCCCCTCGGGTTCGTCCCGTTCGGGCAGGTCGTCGGGTGCGTTGGCCGCGGACCAGGTGCACAGGGACCGGTCCTCGTGATCCAGGCGGTTGAACAGGGCGCAGGCGCCATGCAGGAGGGCCGCGGTGGCTCCGACGATCAGGGCGATGTTGGTGTCGGGGTCGCTTCCGAGCCGGCTGTACAGCCGGTTGAGGCCCGCCAGCGGGGAAGGGGAACGGTGTTGGCTCATGGGACTATTCCTCAATAATAACGGCCTACAGCTCTACGCGAAAATCGGTGCATGTCAAAGAATGTTAGCGAGATTATAATTCCCCCCGGTATGGGACGGGATGCTGGCCTTAGGGCGGTGCTGTGTGTATAGTTGCCTACATTCTTGTCTATTCTGGATGAAACTGCTGTTTGATTGTTCACATTTACCACGTTGTTACGTATAGTTTTGAACTATGGGAGGGAGTTTGCATCGGATGCGGCCGCTGACGCGGCGCGCATGAAAACGAGAGGTTCGGGTATTCGAGTTGTTTTTCAGCCCTGCGGGGCGAATGAGGGTTGCTGATGTCATTGTTTTCGAGTTCCATATCTTTGCGAAAAGGGGTCGCGATCACGGACGAGGAATTTGTCCAGCTTCGGGACTTCATTTATGAGAAGAGCGGGATATTTGTCGACGAGAAGCGCAAATACCTGTTTGAAAGCCGTTTTCGCAAGAGGTTGCAGGAGTTGAGCCTGTCCAGCTTTGGCGACTACCTCAAGTTTCTGAAGTTCGATTCCAACCGCAAGGAAGAGTTGGTCAAGCTCTTTGAGCTCATCACGACCAACGAGACAAGTTTCTATCGCGATACAAAGCAGCTGGACGCTTTCTACGACAACGTTCTCAAGGAAGTCGTGGAAAACGTCCGCAAGCAGGGCAAGAGCGAGCTGCACATCTGGTCTGCCGGGTGCTCCTCCGGGGAGGAACCCTACACACTGTCCATCCTGCTGCATGAGATGCTCGGTCTCGAGGCCGCTCGGTGGAAGATCCGCATTTCCGCCAACGACCTGTCCATGGCCATGATCAAGAAGGCCCGCGAAGGCCTGTACAATGAATACGCCATGAAGACCACGCCCGAGCGCATCCAGTTGAAATATTTCACCAAGGAAAACGGAGGCTGGCGCATCAAGCCCGAAGTCGCCAAGATCGTGGACTTCAGGCTGCTCAACCTCAACGACACCTTGGCCGTCAAGCGCATACCAAGGTCCCACATCGTGTTCTGCCGCAACGTGATCATCTATTTCGACCAGGACATGAAGAAGAAGGTCATCAATTCGTATTACGACAATCTCTTGGACGGTGGCTACCTCATGCTCGGCCATTCCGAGTCGCTGCACAAGATCACCAAGGCATTCAAGCCGGTATTCTATCCCGGAACCATTGCCTACAAGAAAGAGTAGGAGCGGGGAAACGTGACGAAACTGCGCATTGAAGAGCTCAAGACCGGCATGGTCCTATCCTGCGACTTGAAGACCGCGGACGGCCGGCTGTTGCTGCCGGGTGGTGTGGAACTGGAGGAAAAGCATCTTCAGCTCCTGGATCGCATGGGCATCGAAGAGGTCGAGGTGGATCCGGGCCAGGCCGAACTGGATGAGGAGAGCCTGCTTGCGGTTGAGGACTATGTCCGGGACTACTTCCTGTATTCGAATCCGGACCATCCCGCAGTGCTGGAACTGTTCCGCATCGCCCTGGAACGCACCGCAGCCAGGGTGGCCGGAGGCTGGCAGCTACCGTCCGTGGAGATGCGGCGGGCACAGGCCGTGGAACACCTGGAGGACATCTTTCTCAAGGACATGGGCGGCCCCGAGGAGATCGCCAAGCACGAAAC of Salidesulfovibrio onnuriiensis contains these proteins:
- the argS gene encoding arginine--tRNA ligase, with the protein product MRAKLHLESTLKKILADNGWEWPEKAVIEPPKDKQFGDMSANVAMMLAKQAKKAPRQIAEDIAAAVAGDELIAKVDIAGPGFLNFTFAPSFWQETIAVVREAGEAYGSSDMGKGTRVQVEYVSANPTGPLHIGHGRGAALGDSLCRILEKAGYEVEAEYYVNDAGRQMLILGGSILYRAKEIKGLNPAEPEDYYRGEYIKDIARTVLEQHPDLLEKDEAEAAEICKVIGKDIILEGIKEDLKAFGVRHDVWFSEKSLVDDGMVDETFGDLRKSGLGFDQDGAFWFRATEFGDDKDRVLRKSNGDTTYFASDIAYHDNKFKRGFDHVIDIWGADHHGYIPRMMAACEAIGRKGQLAVILVNLVNLLRDGQPIAMSTRAGQFETLKDVVDEVGSDAARFMFLSRKSDSGLDFDLELVKQKSMDNPVYYVQYAHARICSMLRKAAEQQAKMADVTPEALTLLDTENDLEILRLLDQYPDFVEAAARGESPHIISIYLRDLASTLHRYYTNCHVLSAEPAVCASRLMLLDSVAGVIRNGLALLGVSAPERM
- the ilvN gene encoding acetolactate synthase small subunit; translation: MIRTISALAKNRPGVLAEMTAAFGKYNANIRSMAAGETENPEISRLVIQVEGEEAEINRITDALAHMEPIVQVDDLARKEFVDRELVMIKVNMSKENTGQIMQIFEVFRANVIGMGQETITVEMAGDQERVNGLINMLAPYGIRSMCRSGMIALKRGDE
- a CDS encoding phosphate acyltransferase; translated protein: MTAKRIMNSLDDIVQAVLDYGETPKVAIARSAESFVLRAGIHAYEKGVAEPVLVGDIEKTEKIAEEKGLDISPFRKIHLPDDVQAVMEAVRLFREKEVALVMKGLVSTATLLKAVLNKETGVPPKTGVLSHVGVFNSPTDGRLMFLTDAGVNIDPNLQRKVDILKNAINVAQMLGIEKPRCAILAATEKVNYPAMPATLDADVITKMASQGEFGEARVHGPLSLDLAVNPDSASCKGVDGPVAGCADILLTPDIEAGNILYKSLNSYCKVPMAGVVVGSKVPVVVPSRGDSDMSKFYSLALAAYLGMEAQK
- the buk gene encoding butyrate kinase, which translates into the protein MSPVFVINPGSTSTKLALYEGSEEIFERELQHSKKELAAFPSVGDQKGFRMDAIRKVLAEEKVDGSAMDAIAGRGGLLAPLQGGTYEVSDRMIDDLLANKYGEHPCNLGAVLARDLAEEWGVPAYIVDPVVTDEMDDRARLTGMPGLERRSVFHALNQRGAARVAAERLGVRYEDSCFIVAHMGGGMSIGAHRRGRVTDVTNGLDGEGPFTPERTGALPVLPVLERMRDGESFDALRLTILREGGVWAHLGTNNMMEVEKRVLEGDEEYARVFRAMVYNVAKHIASMVPAALDGEKDRVDAIVITGGMSRCKPLMEELRRLLKGLGEIVHVPGSVEMGALAKGAFMALAGETPAQRYLG
- a CDS encoding ATP-binding protein, with product MSQHRSPSPLAGLNRLYSRLGSDPDTNIALIVGATAALLHGACALFNRLDHEDRSLCTWSAANAPDDLPERDEPEGHICFEATIKGQDKPVVIPDIQDTHYAQTDPNVARYGLRSYLGYPVRLRDRAIGALCIVGLEPRDFSEDEVDLISTLAKAVSLEEERKLITDQFRTSQDMVSQMQRLATIGGWTMDPETRSVTSTGELDRILDIPPTEGLTDAETFFSMCVSSRDRRKAQAALHKILSDPAPQTLEVRIRTRANAEKWVRITGQSRFENGRPAVVLGSLQDISAYKEIEAKLKEAKEAAEQANRAKSQFLANMSHEVRTPLNGVLGMLQLALRTDLSEEQKEYVEIGLHSCRGLLTVINDLLDLSKIEAGKLTLAEEPLRLADIIGSVCRGISHQATEQGVQLSYAVDSRIPESLLGDGARLNQILFNLVGNAVKFTPGGSIRLDVSPVFRTRTQARVLITVEDTGVGIPDEALDRIFEPFEQGSAPLANKVRGTGLGLGIVRKLVELMGGTLSIKSEQDKGTTVYVSIPFKVDEAGLLDVSEAAREKAGNMRLLLVEDDPVNQAATKAFLEKIGNVVDTAENGVEALEAARANRYDVIFMDLEMPEMDGIETTRRIRETQGMPTPTDTPIIAVTAYAFAADRKRCLEAGMDAFVPKPVDFKELEQVLTTIRKNARR